A genomic window from Candidatus Aquicultor sp. includes:
- a CDS encoding trehalose-6-phosphate synthase → MPKNSVKHRMPNLKRLLKDRSIILVSNRGPVEFCRNESGAVETRRGGGGLVTAMTAISEATQATWISAAMTDIECDLARDNNSIAFPSDNPLYDINLVDIPRDVYNDYYNVISNPLLWFIHHYLWDLSNHPSIGSNVYDAWHNGYLVANKLFAEAAAKASAGVSNPIIMLQDYHLFVAAQYIRELTDRPFLFHFTHIPWPEPNYMSVLPFEMRRQLLQGMLANDIVGFQSRHYAGNFLLCCEALLGCTINWRKRTVRWQNREVQVRTYPISIDHQGLSAMSERDDVKLYEQQINNDNSGMRLIVRTDRSDPSKNIIRGFYGYDTLLRKHPELKGKVTFLAFLYPTRESIREYQEYKVAIEETVRGINERHKTDSWQPIRLRIQDNYPESVAALTCYDVLLVNPIFDGMNLVAKEGPVVNKRNGVLVLSENAGAVSELSGAGLIVNPFDVEETANALYEALMMSEAERHNRASHLKEIVLKNNSVKWLYYQIKDIIALEKKRVVTLAQDIELSTDSLV, encoded by the coding sequence TTGCCAAAAAACAGTGTGAAGCACAGGATGCCGAACCTTAAGAGACTCCTTAAGGATCGATCAATCATACTTGTTTCCAATAGAGGTCCTGTTGAGTTTTGTCGCAACGAAAGCGGTGCCGTTGAGACACGCAGAGGCGGCGGCGGTCTGGTAACCGCCATGACCGCTATCAGCGAAGCAACGCAAGCAACTTGGATATCGGCAGCAATGACCGATATTGAGTGCGATCTTGCGCGCGACAATAATTCGATTGCATTTCCGTCGGATAATCCGCTTTACGATATCAACCTGGTCGATATCCCCCGCGATGTTTACAACGATTACTACAACGTAATCAGTAATCCACTGCTGTGGTTCATCCACCATTACCTGTGGGATCTATCGAATCATCCGTCGATCGGCTCTAATGTCTACGACGCATGGCATAACGGTTACCTTGTTGCGAACAAATTGTTTGCTGAGGCGGCGGCCAAAGCAAGCGCTGGGGTATCGAATCCAATTATCATGCTGCAAGATTACCACTTGTTCGTGGCAGCCCAATATATACGCGAGCTCACCGATAGGCCGTTTCTCTTCCATTTTACGCATATCCCATGGCCGGAACCGAACTATATGAGCGTTCTGCCGTTTGAAATGCGCAGGCAGCTGCTACAGGGCATGCTGGCAAACGATATTGTCGGTTTCCAATCTCGCCACTATGCCGGGAACTTTCTGCTCTGCTGTGAGGCGCTTCTCGGCTGCACCATTAACTGGCGCAAACGTACGGTGAGGTGGCAAAATCGCGAAGTTCAAGTTCGCACATACCCGATATCGATCGATCACCAGGGTCTTAGCGCCATGAGCGAACGCGATGACGTCAAGTTGTATGAGCAACAAATCAACAACGATAACAGCGGAATGCGGCTCATCGTGCGAACCGATAGGAGCGACCCGTCTAAAAATATCATCAGGGGCTTTTATGGCTACGATACGCTTCTGAGAAAACATCCTGAGCTTAAAGGTAAGGTAACATTCCTGGCGTTTCTCTACCCCACACGCGAGAGCATTCGAGAATATCAGGAGTACAAAGTAGCCATTGAGGAAACGGTTCGCGGCATAAATGAGCGGCATAAAACCGACTCGTGGCAGCCCATTCGCCTGCGCATTCAAGATAACTATCCGGAATCCGTAGCGGCGCTCACGTGCTATGATGTATTGCTCGTAAACCCGATATTCGACGGGATGAATCTCGTAGCCAAAGAAGGCCCCGTTGTAAACAAACGAAACGGCGTCTTGGTGCTTTCAGAGAACGCCGGTGCCGTGTCCGAGTTGAGCGGTGCCGGACTGATAGTAAACCCATTCGATGTCGAAGAGACGGCAAATGCGCTATATGAGGCACTTATGATGTCGGAAGCCGAACGGCACAACCGGGCGTCACATCTTAAAGAGATCGTTTTGAAAAACAACTCGGTTAAATGGCTCTATTACCAGATCAAGGATATCATAGCCCTCGAGAAAAAGCGCGTGGTAACCCTCGCCCAAGACATCGAACTGAGTACTGATTCCCTCGTGTAG